The Saccharothrix violaceirubra genome segment GTGGCGAAAGCCGTGGTGCGGGGTGGCGAGCTGGCGTTGGAACGGATCGCGGTCTCGCTCGCTCGCGCGGCACGTGAACGCGACGCGGCGCAGGAACGTCGCACGCAGCGCGAGACTTTTCTGGGACAGGTCCGCAACCTGGTCCGCGAGATGTCCGGCGAACTGGAGAAGCTGACCGACGCTGTGCACCGCGACGAGGTGCTGCGCGCGGAACAGCGACTGCGCATCGAGCAGTTGGAGACCAAGGTCGCCGAGGAGTTCGGCATCGGCCTGGACGACCTGGTCGCCGAGTACGGGCCGGACGTGTTCATCCCGCCGTCGCCGCAGGAGATCGCCGAGTACGAGGCGGCGAAGGAACGCGGCGAGGCGGTGACCGCGCCCCAGCCCATCCCGTACGACCGGGACACGCAGCAGCGGCGGGCCAAGCGCGCGGAACGCGACCTGTCGTTGCTGGGCAAGGTGAACCCGCTGGCGCTGGAGGAGTTCGCCGCGCTGGAGGAGCGCTACAAGTTCCTGTCCAACCAGTTGGAGGACATCAAGGCGACGCGGCGCGACCTGCTCACCGTGGTGAAGGAGGTCGACGACAAGATCCTGGAGGTGTTCACGTCCGCGTACGAGGACGTGGCCCGCGAGTTCGAGGTCGTGTTCGGCGTGCTGTTCCCCGGCGGCGAGGGCCGCCTCGTGCTCACCGAACCCGACGACATGCTCACCACCGGCATCGACCTGGAGGCCCGGCCGCCGGGCAAGAAGGTCAAGCGGCTGTCCCTGCTGTCGGGCGGCGAGAAGTCCCTGGCGGCCGTGGCCATGCTGGTGGCGATCTTCCGCGCGCGGCCGTCGCCGTTCTACGTGATGGACGAGGTCGAGGCGGCGCTGGACGACACCAACCTGCACCGGCTGATCGGCCTGTTCGAGCAGTTGCGCGAACGGTCCCAGCTCCTGATCATCACGCACCAGAAGCCGACCATGGAGATCGCCGACGCCCTGTACGGCGTGTCCATGCGCGGTGACGGCATCAGTCAGGTCATCTCCCAGCGCCTGCGCGGCCACGAACCCGCCCGCGAGTCCTCCACCCAGGCACCCTGAAATACGCGTTCGGACACCCTGGAATACGCGTCCGGTCAGACCCGGCGGTGTACGAAGCCGGTCCGGTACGCCCACACCACGGCCTGGGTGCGGTCGCGGACGTCGAGCTTCATCAACACGCTGCTGATGTGCGTCTTCACCGTCTCGACCGCGAGGTGCAGCTCACGGGCGATCTCCGCGTTGGAGCACCCGTCGGCCAACGCCCGCAGCACGTCGGCCTCACGTTCGGTCAGCCGGGTGGCCCGGTCGCGGTCGGGCTCGAATCGGGCCGCGTAACCCTCGAACAGCCGCCGGGTCACCGACGGGGACACCACGGCGTCGCCCGCCGCGACCGTCCGGATGCCCGCGATCAACTCCTCGGGCGTGGCGCGCTTGAGCAGGAAACCGTCCGCGCCCGCGGCGATCGCGTCGTCGACCACTTCGTCCAGGTCGAACGTCGTCAACACGAGCACGCGTGGTCGCGGGTCCGTACGCATCAGCTCGCGGGTCGCGGACACGCCGTCGCGCACGGGCATGCGGATGTCCATCACCACGACGTCCGGTCGCACGACCGCCGCCCGGTGCACCGCCTCGGCACCGTCGGCCGCCTCACCGACGACCACGATGTCGGCCTCGGCGTCGAGCAGCGCCTTCAACCCGCCGCGCACCAGCGCGTCGTCGTCGGCCAGCAGCACCCGGATCACGACGACACCGGCAGGGTCGCGCGCACCCGGAACCCGCCCTCGACCGGACCGGCCTCGACCGTCCCGCCGACGAGCACGGCACGTTCGCGCATGTTGGCCAGACCCCGACCCGGACCGGCGGTCAGGTTCCGGCCCTCGTTCACGACTTCGAGCACCACGTCGTCACCGACGCGCGCGAGGTCGATGTCGATCCGCCCGGTCGACGTGTGCCGCAACGCGTTGGTCAACGCCTCCTGCGCGATCCGGTGCAGCGCACGGCCGGTGTCCGGGCTCAGCGTCACCTCGTCGGTGTTCACGCGCAGGTCCCGGCCGGTCATCCGGAC includes the following:
- a CDS encoding response regulator, whose product is MIRVLLADDDALVRGGLKALLDAEADIVVVGEAADGAEAVHRAAVVRPDVVVMDIRMPVRDGVSATRELMRTDPRPRVLVLTTFDLDEVVDDAIAAGADGFLLKRATPEELIAGIRTVAAGDAVVSPSVTRRLFEGYAARFEPDRDRATRLTEREADVLRALADGCSNAEIARELHLAVETVKTHISSVLMKLDVRDRTQAVVWAYRTGFVHRRV